A window of the Salipiger sp. H15 genome harbors these coding sequences:
- a CDS encoding sarcosine oxidase subunit alpha family protein, translating to MTRIPGGLIDRNRSLNFTFNGRSYTGHPGDTLASALLASGVRLMGRSFKYHRPRGPISAGSEEPNALVTLRESARAEPNTRATVAELHDGLTARSQNHVGPLGFDAMAVNDLLSPFFAAGFYYKTFMWPRAFWEKLYEPMIRRAAGLGALSGLPDPDAYDRAYLHCDLLVIGAGAAGLAAALTAARAGAQVVLADEDFRLGGRLLAESDPLGGAPATDWVAEVEAELRALPNVRILSRTTVFGTYDHGIFGAVERVADHLPEPGARVRQTLWRITAKRAVLAAGATERHIPFANNDRPGILLAGALRAYANRWAALPVARPQDRIAIFTSTDDGHRTALDLLGKGANVLGVIDPRPDAPRFGDYQLFAGAQVTGARGRLGLGSIEISRDGRADWLECHALGVSGGWNPNLHLASHHRGRPVWNEELLAFVPGEGGPRGLIPAGACAGRGSTSAALGDGARAAQAALSDLGISAALPRLPEGEDRPLRQSALWHVPGKARAWVDFQNDVTVKDIALAHKENMRPVEHLKRWTTLGMATDQGKTANVTALAVMAELTGKSVAETGTTIFRPPYTGVSLSVLGGGDTGKDFRPTRLTPTHHWAEAQGAPFVEVGPWLRAQYFPRPGETHWRESVDREAKAVRSAVGLCDVTTLGKIDVQGADAATFLDRIYANTMATLPVGRVRYGLMLREDGHLYDDGTCARLAETDFVVTTTTGNAGLVFRNMEFARQCLWPELDVQLVSTTDAWAQIAVAGPKSRALLARVVDGFDLSNEAFPFMACAALTVCGGLRARLFRISFSGELAYEIAVPARYGHALMQRLMEQGADLGVTPYGTETLGVLRIEKGHAAGAELNGQTTAAMIGLGRMVSAKKDSLGAVMSRREGLAGERRRLVGLLPVDPEARVVPGAHLFTAGAAQDTERDQGWITSACFSPHVGSSIGLGFLENGAERLGEVITAANPLEGTSAELRVVSPHFVDPEGARLRD from the coding sequence ATGACCCGCATCCCCGGCGGCCTGATCGACCGCAACCGCAGCCTGAACTTCACCTTCAACGGCAGGTCCTACACCGGCCATCCCGGCGACACGCTGGCCTCGGCGCTGCTGGCCAGTGGCGTGCGCCTCATGGGCCGCAGCTTCAAGTATCACCGCCCGCGCGGGCCGATCTCGGCCGGCTCGGAGGAGCCCAACGCCCTCGTCACCCTGCGCGAAAGCGCCCGCGCCGAGCCCAACACCCGCGCCACCGTGGCCGAGCTCCACGACGGGCTCACCGCGCGCAGCCAGAACCATGTGGGCCCGCTCGGCTTCGACGCGATGGCGGTGAACGACCTGCTCTCGCCCTTCTTCGCGGCGGGCTTCTACTACAAGACCTTCATGTGGCCGCGCGCCTTCTGGGAAAAGCTCTACGAGCCGATGATCCGCCGCGCCGCGGGGCTCGGCGCGCTCTCGGGCCTGCCCGATCCCGACGCCTATGACCGCGCCTACCTGCATTGCGACCTGCTGGTCATCGGCGCGGGCGCGGCGGGGCTTGCCGCGGCGCTGACCGCCGCGCGCGCCGGGGCGCAGGTGGTGCTGGCGGACGAGGACTTCCGCCTCGGCGGCCGCCTGCTGGCCGAGAGCGACCCGCTGGGCGGCGCGCCCGCGACCGACTGGGTGGCGGAGGTCGAGGCCGAGCTGCGCGCCCTGCCGAACGTCCGCATCCTCAGCCGCACCACGGTCTTCGGCACCTATGACCACGGCATCTTCGGCGCGGTCGAGCGCGTCGCCGACCACCTGCCCGAGCCGGGCGCGCGGGTGCGCCAGACGCTCTGGCGGATCACCGCGAAACGCGCCGTGCTGGCGGCGGGCGCGACCGAGCGGCACATCCCCTTCGCCAATAACGACCGCCCCGGCATCCTGCTCGCGGGGGCGCTGCGCGCCTATGCCAACCGCTGGGCGGCGCTGCCGGTGGCGAGGCCGCAGGACCGCATCGCCATCTTCACCAGCACCGACGACGGCCACCGCACCGCGCTCGATCTCCTCGGCAAGGGCGCGAACGTCCTCGGCGTGATCGACCCGCGCCCGGACGCGCCGCGCTTCGGCGACTACCAGCTCTTCGCCGGGGCGCAGGTGACCGGCGCGCGCGGGCGGCTTGGCCTCGGCTCGATCGAGATCAGCCGCGACGGGCGCGCCGACTGGCTCGAATGCCATGCGCTCGGCGTCTCGGGCGGCTGGAACCCCAACCTGCACCTCGCCTCGCACCACCGCGGCCGCCCGGTCTGGAACGAGGAGCTTCTGGCCTTCGTGCCGGGCGAGGGTGGCCCGCGGGGGCTCATCCCCGCCGGGGCCTGCGCCGGGCGCGGCTCGACCTCTGCCGCGCTTGGCGATGGCGCGCGGGCGGCGCAGGCGGCCCTGTCGGACCTCGGGATCAGCGCGGCGCTCCCCCGCCTGCCCGAGGGGGAAGACAGGCCCCTGCGCCAGTCCGCCCTCTGGCACGTGCCCGGCAAGGCCCGCGCCTGGGTGGATTTCCAGAACGACGTGACGGTCAAGGACATCGCGCTGGCGCACAAGGAGAACATGCGCCCGGTCGAGCACCTCAAGCGCTGGACCACGCTCGGCATGGCCACCGATCAGGGCAAGACCGCCAACGTCACCGCGCTCGCCGTCATGGCCGAGCTGACCGGCAAGAGCGTCGCCGAGACCGGCACGACGATCTTCCGCCCGCCCTACACCGGCGTCTCGCTCTCGGTGCTCGGCGGCGGCGACACCGGCAAGGACTTCCGCCCCACGCGCCTCACCCCGACCCACCACTGGGCCGAGGCGCAGGGCGCGCCCTTCGTCGAGGTCGGCCCCTGGCTGCGCGCGCAGTATTTCCCGCGCCCCGGCGAGACCCACTGGCGCGAGAGCGTTGACCGCGAAGCGAAGGCCGTGCGCAGCGCCGTCGGCCTCTGCGACGTGACCACGCTCGGCAAGATCGACGTGCAGGGCGCGGACGCCGCCACCTTCCTCGACCGCATCTACGCCAACACCATGGCGACCCTGCCGGTCGGACGGGTGCGCTACGGGCTGATGCTGCGCGAGGACGGGCATCTCTACGACGACGGCACCTGCGCGCGGCTCGCCGAGACCGACTTCGTGGTGACCACCACCACCGGCAACGCCGGGCTGGTCTTCCGCAACATGGAATTTGCCCGCCAATGCCTCTGGCCCGAGCTCGACGTGCAGCTCGTCTCGACCACCGACGCCTGGGCGCAGATCGCCGTGGCCGGGCCGAAGTCGCGCGCGCTGCTGGCCCGCGTCGTGGACGGGTTCGACCTCTCGAACGAGGCCTTCCCCTTCATGGCCTGCGCCGCGCTCACCGTCTGCGGCGGCCTGCGCGCGCGGCTCTTCCGCATCTCCTTCTCGGGCGAGTTGGCCTACGAGATCGCGGTGCCCGCCCGCTACGGCCACGCGCTGATGCAGCGCCTGATGGAGCAGGGGGCCGACCTCGGCGTCACCCCCTACGGCACGGAAACGCTCGGCGTGCTGCGCATCGAGAAGGGTCACGCCGCCGGGGCCGAGCTCAACGGGCAGACCACCGCCGCGATGATCGGCCTTGGCCGCATGGTCTCGGCCAAGAAGGACTCGCTCGGCGCGGTGATGTCGCGGCGCGAAGGGCTGGCGGGCGAGCGGCGCCGCCTCGTCGGGCTGCTGCCGGTGGACCCGGAGGCCCGCGTCGTTCCGGGCGCGCATCTCTTCACCGCCGGCGCGGCGCAGGACACCGAACGCGATCAGGGCTGGATCACCTCGGCCTGCTTCTCGCCGCATGTCGGCAGCTCTATCGGCCTCGGCTTCCTTGAGAACGGTGCCGAGCGCCTCGGCGAGGTGATCACCGCCGCCAACCCGCTCGAGGGCACCAGCGCCGAGCTGCGCGTCGTGTCCCCGCATTTCGTCGACCCCGAAGGAGCGCGCCTGCGTGACTGA
- a CDS encoding sarcosine oxidase subunit gamma → MTDLVPLTALGAETPRRAAFGALTLTERPDIALASLALRRGGAAPAPFGLALPGPGGLVQADDHAAFWTGPQQWMLMAGGGAGADFAAALLAAVPGASVTEQTDGWAIFDISAPAAEPLERLLERLVNLPPEATAPGRATRTMLHHMPVFVLRRGATEITLLGMRSAAQGLWHALETAARRQAAG, encoded by the coding sequence GTGACTGACCTCGTTCCCCTCACCGCCCTCGGTGCCGAAACCCCGCGCCGCGCCGCGTTCGGCGCGCTGACCCTGACCGAACGTCCGGACATCGCCCTCGCCTCGCTGGCCCTGCGCCGCGGCGGCGCCGCGCCCGCACCCTTCGGCCTTGCTCTGCCGGGGCCGGGCGGGCTGGTGCAGGCGGATGATCACGCCGCGTTCTGGACCGGGCCGCAGCAGTGGATGCTGATGGCCGGGGGCGGGGCCGGTGCGGATTTCGCCGCCGCCCTCCTCGCCGCCGTGCCGGGCGCCTCGGTGACCGAACAGACCGACGGCTGGGCGATCTTCGACATCTCGGCCCCCGCGGCGGAGCCGCTGGAGCGCCTGCTCGAGCGGCTGGTCAACCTGCCGCCCGAGGCCACCGCCCCGGGCCGCGCCACCCGCACCATGCTGCACCACATGCCGGTCTTCGTCCTGCGCCGCGGCGCCACGGAGATCACGCTCCTCGGCATGCGCTCTGCGGCGCAGGGCCTCTGGCACGCGCTCGAGACGGCCGCCCGGCGGCAGGCGGCGGGCTGA
- a CDS encoding SlyX family protein — MPHQMEDLQERIAHLQRAVDDLSETVARQDRDIALLQHRVQMLMEREAARESDGGGGVILGDERPPHY, encoded by the coding sequence ATGCCGCATCAGATGGAAGACCTGCAGGAACGCATCGCGCATCTGCAGCGCGCGGTGGACGACCTGTCCGAGACCGTCGCCCGGCAGGACCGCGACATCGCCCTGCTGCAGCACCGCGTGCAGATGCTGATGGAGCGCGAGGCCGCGCGCGAGAGCGACGGCGGCGGCGGGGTGATCCTCGGCGACGAGCGCCCGCCGCACTACTGA
- the dnaE gene encoding DNA polymerase III subunit alpha, which produces MSDPRFIHLRVHTEYSLLEGAVRLKKLPGLCEAMDMPAVAVTDTNNLFAALEFSVGASGAGIQPIIGCQLDLLYVTPVPGEKPKPPAPIVLLAQSELGYENLMKLNSCLYLRGDGQEPHVTLHDLETHGAGLICLTGGPDGPIGRHLRDNHRAAAQTLLTRLHQIYADRLYVELQRHPGETGLPPEERLAERGHVEMAYEMGLPLVATNDVYFPKADMYEAHDALICISEGAYVDQQEPRRRLTPQHYLKTPQEMATLFADLPEAIDNTVEIAKRCAFMAYRRDPILPKFADDEVEELRRQANEGLQARLAVIPHAVSVEEYQQRLDFELGIIEGMGFPGYFLIVADFIKWSKDNGIPIGPGRGSGAGSLVAYALTITDLDPLRYSLLFERFLNPERVSMPDFDIDFCMDRREETIRYVQEKYGRDRVGQIITFGALLSKAAVRDVGRVLQMPYGQVDRLSKMIPVEGVKPVSIEKALQDEPRLREEARNEEVVDRLLTYGQQVEGLLRNASTHAAGVVIGDRPLDQLVPLYQDPRSDMPATQFNMKWVEQAGLVKFDFLGLKTLTVIQNAVNLILKSGRPIHVAADGTQLYDPPEGAENEMNLIPLDDAATYELYSAARTVAVFQVESSGMMDALKRMKPTCIEDIVALVALYRPGPMENIPVYCEVKNGLREITSVHPSIDHILAETQGIIVYQEQVMQIAQVMAGYSLGGADLLRRAMGKKIKEAMDAERPKFEKGAAENGVDKKKASEVFDLLEKFANYGFNKSHAAAYAVVSYQTAWLKANHPVEFMAGVMNCDIHLTDKLAVYFDEMKNGLKLPFVPPCINRSQATFDVVDGELVYALGALKNVGVEAMRLVVEGRGSTPFTTLFDVARRVDLKRVGKRPMEMMARAGVFDILDKNRRRVFDSLDALVAYSAAIHEQKASAQVSLFGEAGDDLPEPRLSPVPDWLPAERLSEEFKAIGFYLSGHPLDDYMPALKRRDVMTLEEATNKARGGPCIAKLAGVVAGRQERKSAKGNRFAFAQLSDPTGAYEVTLFSETLEKSREFLETGSKVVITVEATMEADQLKLLARSVGPVEQVVAGAGATGLKIWIEGAGAISQIASVLSRAAEQMPKAGRGPVRLCLADHGLPGEVEMDLQQDFPVTPEIKGAVKSLGGVLAVEDF; this is translated from the coding sequence ATGAGCGATCCACGATTCATCCACCTCCGCGTCCATACCGAATATTCCCTGCTCGAGGGCGCCGTGCGGCTGAAGAAGCTGCCCGGGCTCTGCGAGGCCATGGACATGCCCGCCGTGGCGGTGACGGACACCAACAACCTCTTTGCCGCGCTGGAGTTTTCGGTCGGGGCCAGCGGCGCGGGGATCCAGCCGATCATCGGCTGCCAGCTTGATCTGCTCTACGTGACGCCGGTGCCGGGCGAGAAGCCGAAGCCCCCCGCCCCGATCGTGCTGCTGGCGCAGTCCGAGCTCGGCTACGAGAACCTGATGAAGCTGAACTCCTGCCTCTACCTGCGCGGTGACGGGCAGGAGCCGCACGTGACGCTCCACGATCTCGAGACCCATGGCGCGGGGCTGATCTGCCTCACCGGCGGCCCCGACGGCCCCATCGGCCGCCACCTGCGCGACAACCACCGCGCCGCAGCGCAGACGCTGCTGACGCGGCTGCACCAGATCTACGCCGACCGGCTCTACGTCGAGCTGCAGCGCCATCCGGGCGAGACCGGCCTGCCGCCCGAGGAGCGGCTTGCCGAGCGCGGCCATGTCGAGATGGCCTACGAGATGGGCCTGCCGCTCGTGGCCACCAATGACGTCTACTTCCCCAAGGCCGACATGTACGAGGCGCATGACGCGCTCATCTGCATCTCCGAGGGCGCCTATGTCGACCAGCAGGAGCCGCGCCGCAGGCTGACGCCGCAGCATTACCTCAAGACCCCGCAGGAGATGGCGACGCTGTTTGCCGACCTGCCGGAAGCCATCGACAACACCGTCGAGATCGCGAAGCGCTGCGCCTTCATGGCCTACCGCCGCGATCCGATCCTGCCGAAATTCGCCGACGACGAGGTCGAGGAACTGCGGCGGCAGGCCAACGAGGGGCTGCAGGCGCGGCTCGCGGTGATCCCGCACGCGGTGAGCGTCGAGGAGTACCAGCAGCGGCTCGACTTCGAGCTCGGCATCATCGAGGGCATGGGTTTCCCCGGCTACTTCCTGATCGTGGCCGACTTCATCAAGTGGTCGAAGGACAACGGCATTCCCATCGGCCCGGGCCGGGGTTCGGGCGCGGGCTCGCTGGTGGCCTACGCGCTGACCATCACCGACCTCGACCCGCTGCGCTACTCGCTGCTCTTCGAGCGCTTCCTCAACCCCGAGCGGGTCTCGATGCCCGACTTCGACATCGACTTCTGCATGGACCGGCGCGAGGAGACGATCCGCTACGTGCAGGAGAAATACGGCCGCGACCGGGTCGGGCAGATCATCACCTTCGGCGCGCTGCTGTCCAAGGCCGCGGTGCGCGACGTCGGGCGGGTGCTGCAGATGCCCTACGGCCAGGTCGACCGGCTGTCGAAGATGATCCCGGTCGAGGGGGTGAAGCCCGTCTCGATCGAGAAGGCGCTGCAGGACGAGCCGCGCCTGCGCGAGGAGGCGCGCAACGAGGAGGTCGTGGACCGGCTGCTGACCTACGGCCAGCAGGTCGAGGGGCTGCTCAGGAACGCCTCGACCCACGCCGCGGGCGTGGTGATCGGTGACCGGCCCCTGGACCAGCTGGTGCCGCTCTATCAGGATCCGCGCTCGGACATGCCGGCCACCCAGTTCAACATGAAATGGGTGGAACAGGCGGGCCTCGTGAAGTTCGACTTCCTCGGCCTGAAGACGCTGACGGTGATCCAGAACGCGGTGAACCTGATCCTGAAGTCGGGCCGGCCGATCCATGTCGCCGCCGACGGCACGCAGCTCTACGATCCGCCCGAGGGCGCCGAGAACGAGATGAACCTCATCCCGCTCGACGACGCGGCGACCTACGAGCTCTATTCCGCGGCCAGGACGGTTGCGGTGTTCCAGGTGGAAAGCTCGGGCATGATGGATGCGCTCAAGCGCATGAAGCCCACCTGCATCGAGGACATCGTGGCGCTCGTGGCGCTCTACCGTCCCGGCCCGATGGAGAACATCCCGGTCTATTGCGAGGTCAAGAACGGCCTGCGCGAGATTACCTCGGTGCACCCCTCGATCGACCACATCCTGGCCGAAACGCAGGGCATCATCGTCTACCAGGAACAGGTGATGCAGATCGCGCAGGTCATGGCGGGCTACTCGCTGGGCGGCGCCGACCTTCTGCGCCGCGCCATGGGCAAGAAGATCAAGGAGGCGATGGACGCCGAGCGCCCGAAGTTCGAGAAGGGCGCGGCCGAGAACGGCGTCGACAAGAAGAAGGCCTCCGAGGTCTTCGACCTTCTCGAGAAATTCGCCAACTACGGCTTCAACAAGTCGCACGCGGCGGCCTACGCGGTGGTGTCCTACCAGACCGCCTGGCTGAAGGCGAACCACCCGGTCGAGTTCATGGCCGGGGTGATGAACTGCGATATCCACCTCACCGACAAGCTCGCCGTCTATTTCGACGAGATGAAGAACGGGCTCAAGCTGCCCTTCGTGCCGCCCTGCATCAACCGCTCGCAGGCGACCTTCGACGTGGTGGACGGCGAGCTGGTCTACGCGCTCGGCGCGCTGAAGAACGTCGGCGTCGAGGCGATGCGGCTGGTGGTCGAGGGGCGCGGCAGCACGCCCTTCACCACGCTCTTCGACGTGGCGCGGCGCGTGGATCTGAAGCGTGTCGGCAAGCGCCCGATGGAGATGATGGCCCGCGCGGGTGTCTTCGACATTCTCGACAAGAACCGCCGCCGGGTGTTCGACAGCCTCGATGCGCTGGTCGCCTATTCCGCCGCGATCCACGAGCAGAAGGCCTCGGCTCAGGTCTCGCTCTTCGGCGAGGCCGGGGACGACCTGCCCGAGCCGCGGCTTTCGCCGGTGCCCGACTGGCTGCCCGCCGAGCGGCTCTCGGAAGAGTTCAAGGCGATCGGCTTCTACCTCTCGGGCCACCCGCTCGACGATTACATGCCGGCGCTGAAGCGGCGCGACGTGATGACTCTGGAAGAGGCGACCAACAAGGCGCGCGGCGGGCCCTGCATCGCCAAGCTGGCGGGTGTCGTCGCCGGGCGGCAGGAACGCAAGTCCGCCAAGGGCAACCGCTTTGCCTTTGCGCAGCTTTCCGATCCCACGGGGGCCTACGAGGTGACGCTCTTCTCCGAGACGCTGGAGAAGAGCCGCGAGTTCCTCGAGACCGGCTCGAAGGTGGTGATCACCGTCGAGGCCACGATGGAGGCGGACCAGCTCAAGCTGCTGGCGCGCTCGGTGGGTCCGGTCGAGCAGGTGGTCGCGGGCGCTGGCGCGACAGGGCTGAAGATCTGGATCGAGGGCGCAGGGGCGATCAGCCAGATCGCCTCGGTGCTGAGCCGCGCGGCCGAGCAGATGCCGAAGGCCGGGCGCGGCCCGGTGCGGCTCTGCCTTGCGGACCACGGGCTGCCGGGCGAGGTCGAGATGGACCTGCAGCAGGATTTCCCGGTGACCCCCGAGATCAAGGGCGCGGTGAAATCGCTGGGCGGGGTGCTGGCGGTCGAGGATTTCTGA
- the xdhA gene encoding xanthine dehydrogenase small subunit produces MDISFLLNGESVVLRDVSPTRTALDWLREERGLRGTKEGCNEGDCGACTVMLTDARGSRAVNACILLLPQLHGRALRTVEGIAGPKGAPHPVQQAMVDHHGSQCGFCTPGFVVSMATAHLNGDTGHDDALAGNLCRCTGYAPIIRAAEAATAAPVPEWLDDRSFLMSQISSGGLGAAERGADSPPPAVAAPETADELARLYEAAPDATLVAGATDVGLWVTKQLRDLGPVIFLNRCADLQQVEVSEETIRIGAGVTMDRVLTLMKDHYPSYAEMLRRYGSAQVRAAATLGGNIANGSPIGDNPPALIALGAALHLRKGETRREMPVEAFFLDYGRQDRQPGEFVEAVTIPRKPDHLRVYKLSKRFDQDISAACGAFWIEVDGGAVTEARIAFGGMAGTPKRASHVEQALIGQPWSEETLRAISGEWEKDFQPMTDMRASAGYRLEAARNMLTRCLLADQGAATDVREVRA; encoded by the coding sequence ATGGACATCTCCTTTCTTCTGAACGGGGAAAGCGTGGTGCTGCGCGACGTGTCTCCCACGCGCACGGCGCTCGACTGGCTGCGCGAGGAGCGCGGACTCAGGGGCACCAAGGAAGGCTGCAACGAGGGCGATTGCGGCGCCTGCACGGTGATGCTCACCGATGCGCGCGGCAGCCGGGCGGTGAACGCCTGCATCCTGCTGCTGCCGCAGCTTCACGGCAGGGCGCTGCGCACGGTCGAGGGCATCGCGGGCCCCAAGGGCGCGCCGCACCCGGTCCAGCAGGCGATGGTCGACCACCACGGCTCGCAATGCGGCTTCTGCACGCCCGGTTTCGTGGTCTCGATGGCCACCGCGCATCTCAACGGCGATACCGGCCACGACGACGCGCTGGCGGGCAACCTCTGCCGCTGCACGGGCTACGCGCCGATCATCCGTGCCGCCGAGGCCGCCACCGCCGCGCCGGTGCCCGAGTGGTTGGACGACCGGTCCTTCCTCATGTCGCAAATATCCTCGGGGGGGCTCGGCGCAGCCGAGCGGGGGGCAGACAGCCCCCCTCCGGCGGTGGCCGCCCCCGAAACCGCGGACGAGCTGGCGCGCCTCTACGAGGCGGCTCCCGACGCGACGCTGGTGGCCGGCGCCACCGACGTCGGGCTCTGGGTCACCAAGCAGCTGCGCGATCTGGGGCCGGTGATCTTCCTCAACCGCTGCGCCGACCTGCAGCAGGTCGAGGTCTCCGAAGAGACCATCCGCATCGGCGCGGGCGTCACCATGGACCGCGTGCTCACGCTGATGAAGGACCATTACCCCAGCTATGCCGAGATGCTGCGCCGCTACGGCTCGGCGCAGGTGCGCGCGGCGGCGACGCTCGGCGGCAACATCGCCAACGGCTCGCCGATCGGGGACAACCCGCCCGCGCTCATCGCGCTCGGTGCGGCGCTGCACCTGCGCAAGGGCGAGACGCGCCGCGAGATGCCGGTCGAGGCGTTCTTCCTCGATTACGGCAGGCAGGACCGGCAGCCCGGCGAGTTCGTCGAGGCGGTGACCATCCCGCGCAAGCCCGATCACCTGCGGGTCTACAAGCTCTCCAAGCGCTTCGATCAGGACATCTCCGCCGCCTGCGGCGCCTTCTGGATCGAGGTAGACGGAGGCGCGGTGACCGAGGCGCGCATCGCCTTCGGCGGCATGGCGGGCACCCCCAAGCGTGCCTCCCATGTCGAGCAGGCCCTCATCGGCCAGCCGTGGAGCGAGGAAACCCTGCGCGCCATCTCGGGCGAATGGGAGAAGGACTTCCAGCCGATGACCGACATGCGCGCCAGCGCCGGCTACCGGCTCGAGGCCGCGCGCAACATGCTGACGCGCTGCCTGCTCGCCGATCAGGGCGCGGCCACCGACGTGCGGGAGGTGCGGGCATGA